The Carassius carassius chromosome 2, fCarCar2.1, whole genome shotgun sequence genome has a segment encoding these proteins:
- the LOC132105789 gene encoding anoctamin-9-like has product MFCTDREDDVALYELDNGNDPLLPSQRNLYLPQLYDYVLVAEKMKDMEDQIFKNQDAFICELKKKNIKVTKIEDAGKVFFGICAPEEIFAKYKYLLKVSDACNWSGEQMCDVSVSYCTRIRIVHFVLNNTFIGTGGTLSLRDLLCQGAFESIFCLHEKKEQEKLKEKWASWFALMKLFQQPFTDIKDYFGEKVALYYLWLGWYTCMLVPAAVIGVVVFLYGLAFFNTSPLIHEVCDSNIIMCPRCDRGCSVWNLSDTCSDAKVSQLFDNEGTVAFAMFMAIWATLFLELWKRHRALYVSKWKVFDWCEEEEELILEIVNNPQCKPKEFSHSYLRSIVVLLLVTLVLVVIIGLTHALVICRVLTAILLSQSEWDFFRDHANTIAMLSGAVLHYITIQVMTRVNKIVAFKLCEFEEARSFAATEKRFTVKMFTFQFFTLFSSLFYVAFFLGRINGYPGNYVRIAGKWRLEECHPSGCLTDLFIQMAVILVLKQTINNIFEFIVPWLKLCFRRRNCGNCCRKACQEEEDKSCKLRSWVENYYMNDVNAFSLFNEFLEIVLQFSFTTIFVAAFPLAPLLALINNIFEIRLDAIKMVSLERRPVPKKTNDIGVWTRILEAVGVMAVIANGLVIGISSDFIPRLVYRYHYGPCATNNSTSLDCMTGYINNTLATAFMSNDKVRDDFKQLIENGYNITQCSYKDYRSDEDQSLTRQFWLILALRFAFVILFEHVVVMCKFIAAWFIPDNPIRVKNDRLGDKMRRLKKELHEANVIFNTRCTEV; this is encoded by the exons ATGTTCTGCACTGATCGAgag GATGATGTGGCACTGTATGAGCTGGACAATGGAAATGATCCTTTACTTCCCTCACAG CGTAACTTATACCTTCCTCAATTATACGACTATGTCCTGGTGGCTGAAAAAATGAAGGATATGGAGGACCAAATCTTCAAGAACCAGGATGCCTTTATCTGTGaactgaaaaagaagaacattaAAGTGACT AAAATTGAAGATGCTGGAAAGGTGTTCTTCGGTATCTGTGCACCTGAAGAGATTTTTGCAAAGTACAAGTACTTGCTAAAGGTGTCTGATGCCTGTAACTGGAGCGGAGAGCAAATGTGTGACGTGTCTGTCTCATATTGCACCAG AATCAGGATCGTCCACTTTGtcttgaacaatacatttataggAACAGGAGGTACACTT AGTCTTAGAGACCTGCTGTGTCAAGGTGCTTTTGAGTCCATCTTCTGTCTGCATGAG AAAAAAGAGCAGGAAAAACTAAAGGAGAAGTGGGCAAGCTGGTTTGCATTAATGAAGCTTTTTCAACAGCCTTTCACTGATATCAA GGACTATTTCGGGGAGAAAGTGGCTCTGTATTACCTGTGGCTGGGCTGGTACACATGCATGCTCGTCCCTGCAGCTGTTATTGGTGTTGTTGTGTTCTTGTACGGCCTTGCCTTCTTCAATACAAGTCCGCTCAT TCATGAAGTCTGTGACTCCAACATCATCATGTGTCCAAGATGTGACAGAGGATGCAGCGTGTGGAACCTGTCTGACACCTGTTCAGATGCCAAG GTGAGCCAACTATTTGACAATGAAGGGACGGTGGCTTTTGCCATGTTCATGGCAATTTGGG CAACCCTGTTCTTGGAGCTGTGGAAGAGACATCGAGCTCTGTATGTGTCAAAGTGGAAAGTGTTTGACTGGTGTGAGGAGGAG GAAGAACTGATTCTGGAGATTGTAAATAACCCTCAGTGTAAGCCAAAAGAGTTCAGCCATTCCTACCTGCGCAGCATCGTGGTGCTTCTTTTGGTTACATTAGTG TTGGTGGTGATCATAGGTCTGACCCATGCTCTGGTCATCTGCCGTGTTTTAACTGCAATATTGTTGTCCCAAAGTGAGTGGGACTTTTTCCGTGATCATGCCAACACAATAGCCATGTTATCTGGAGCAGTGCTGCACTACATTACCATTCAGGTTATGACTCGG GTCAACAAAATCGTGGCCTTCAAACTGTGTGAGTTTG AAGAGGCCCGCTCTTTTGCAGCCACAGAGAAGCGCTTCACagtgaagatgttcacatttcAATTCTTCACTCTGTTCTCATCTCTATTTTATGTGGCGTTCTTTCTTGGAAg GATCAATGGCTATCCAGGAAACTATGTGCGAATTGCAGGAAAATGGAGACTAGAAGAG TGTCATCCAAGTGGCTGCCTTACAGATCTCTTCATCCAGATGGCTGTTATTCTGGTGCTCAAACAAACAATCAACAACATATTTGAGTTCATAGTGCC CTGGTTAAAGCTCTGTTTTAGGCGCAGAAATTGTGGTAACTGTTGCCGTAAGGCATGTCAAGAGGAGGAGGACAAATCCTGCAAGCTTCGTAGCTGGGTGGAAAACTACTACATGAATGATGTTAATGCTTTCAGCTTGTTCAATGAGTTTTTGGAAATTG TTCTTCAGTTCAGTTTCACGACCATTTTTGTGGCTGCCTTCCCTCTGGCTCCATTATTGGCCCTTATCAATAACATATTTGAGATCAGACTGGATGCCATCAAGATGGTCAGCCTTGAGCGCCGCCCAGTGCCCAAAAAGACAAATGACATCG GTGTGTGGACTAGAATATTAGAAGCTGTCGGGGTGATGGCTGTCATCGCTAATGGACTGGTGATTGGGATTTCCTCTGACTTCATTCCCCGTCTGGTGTATCGTTATCATTATGGACCTTGTGCTACCAACAATAGCACAAGCCTGGA CTGTATGACAGGATACATCAACAACACTCTGGCAACAGCATTCATGTCCAATGACAAAGTGAGAGACGACTTCAAGCAGTTGATAGAGAACGGATATAATATTACACAGTGCAG TTATAAAGACTACCGCAGCGATGAAGACCAGAGTCTCACCCGTCAGTTTTGGCTCATTCTGGCACTCCGCTTTGCCTTTGTTATTCTGTTCGAG CATGTAGTGGTGATGTGCAAATTTATTGCCGCCTGGTTTATACCTGACAATCCCATCAGAGTGAAGAACGACAGGCTAGGCGACAAAATGAGGAGACTGAAAAAGGAACTTCA TGAAGCAAATGTGATCTTTAACACCAGATGCACTGAGGTGTGA